A portion of the uncultured Bacteroides sp. genome contains these proteins:
- a CDS encoding cupin domain-containing protein: MKTNEIFPKGQKVTSNFTGDAWVEMLSSDIATFDAMTYNVTFAPGSRNYWHVHSGGQILLCTSGKGYYQEKGKPAQHLKSGDVVEIQPNVVHWHGATATNEFVHIGITPQVNKNNVTWLEPVSKEEYASII, encoded by the coding sequence ATGAAAACAAACGAGATATTTCCAAAAGGACAAAAGGTTACCTCTAACTTTACAGGTGACGCCTGGGTAGAAATGCTGTCATCGGATATAGCCACATTCGATGCAATGACGTATAACGTAACTTTTGCCCCTGGCAGCCGTAATTACTGGCACGTACACTCCGGCGGCCAAATACTGCTTTGCACTTCAGGCAAAGGATATTATCAGGAAAAAGGGAAACCGGCCCAACACCTGAAATCGGGTGATGTGGTAGAAATACAGCCTAATGTAGTGCATTGGCACGGTGCTACAGCCACAAACGAATTTGTGCATATAGGTATTACTCCACAGGTAAATAAGAATAATGTCACGTGGCTCGAACCCGTAAGTAAAGAAGAGTATGCATCCATTATATGA
- a CDS encoding NAD(P)-dependent alcohol dehydrogenase yields MNTLNKISLILVVALTSAATTMAQNNAVTVASKGLASKAGSHFEQVKFTRHAVGENDIKIEILYAGICHSDLSIIEHYQGESPLVPGHEIVGRVVSTGKKVTKFKVGDYAGVGCMVNSCGECDNCKAGMEQYCENKKTVFTYGFPDSFHHNEITMGGYSNNIVVSDRFALVIPKGADIKRVAPLLCAGVTTWSPIKFSKVKKDNVVGVAGFGGLGHMAVQYLVDLGAKVTVFDIAEDKRGDAQRLGATKYVNVNNKEDLKGLNNSYDFILSTIPDNYDPMIYVNMLKRNQGELAIVGLPYGSKIDISPFVLQSAHRRVYGSLIGGVKETQEMLDYSVKHNIYPEIEMIKAESAEIDKAYQNVHEGKVKFRYVIDMQTLK; encoded by the coding sequence ATGAATACATTAAACAAGATATCTTTGATCCTTGTAGTTGCACTTACATCGGCAGCAACGACAATGGCTCAGAATAATGCAGTGACTGTTGCTTCAAAAGGACTTGCATCAAAAGCCGGATCACATTTTGAGCAAGTCAAGTTCACTAGGCATGCAGTAGGTGAAAATGATATAAAAATTGAAATTTTGTATGCGGGCATTTGCCACAGCGACTTAAGTATTATCGAACACTACCAGGGAGAATCACCGCTCGTTCCGGGACACGAAATAGTAGGCCGCGTAGTTTCAACGGGTAAAAAAGTAACAAAATTCAAAGTAGGTGATTATGCCGGAGTAGGTTGTATGGTAAACTCCTGTGGTGAATGCGACAATTGCAAAGCAGGTATGGAGCAATATTGTGAAAACAAAAAAACTGTGTTTACTTATGGTTTTCCTGATTCTTTCCATCACAATGAAATCACGATGGGCGGTTACTCCAACAATATTGTCGTATCCGATCGCTTTGCGCTGGTTATTCCTAAGGGCGCTGACATTAAGCGAGTAGCTCCATTATTATGTGCGGGAGTTACCACCTGGTCGCCTATTAAATTCAGCAAAGTCAAAAAAGACAATGTAGTTGGCGTAGCTGGTTTTGGTGGACTTGGCCATATGGCCGTGCAGTATCTGGTTGATTTAGGAGCAAAAGTAACCGTATTCGACATCGCCGAAGACAAAAGAGGGGATGCTCAACGTTTGGGAGCTACAAAATATGTGAATGTAAACAACAAGGAAGATTTGAAAGGGCTCAACAACAGTTATGATTTTATTCTGAGTACTATACCTGACAATTACGATCCGATGATATATGTTAATATGCTCAAAAGAAACCAAGGAGAATTAGCTATCGTCGGGCTTCCTTACGGTTCCAAAATCGACATTTCCCCTTTTGTCTTACAATCTGCTCATCGCAGAGTGTATGGTTCGTTGATTGGCGGGGTAAAAGAAACGCAGGAAATGCTTGATTACTCAGTCAAACACAATATTTACCCTGAAATTGAAATGATAAAAGCCGAATCTGCTGAAATTGACAAAGCCTATCAAAACGTTCACGAAGGGAAAGTGAAATTCCGCTACGTGATTGATATGCAAACGCTAAAATAG
- a CDS encoding iron-containing alcohol dehydrogenase: MKNFSYHNPTRIEFGTGKEENIGQYISEYGVSKVLIVYGSERITKNGLFDKVVKSLTDNGISFQSLGGVQSNPLLSKVYEGIELAKTTGVEAVLAIGGGSVLDSSKSIAAGAVYEGDVWDFFTYKAVANKALKIFDIMTLAATGSEMNNFAVVTKDETKEKFSLTATSVGFPTVSVINPELQATVTNEYLAYSASDIFAHSLDMYLSATYLPEYMAGYVENILKSVMRTTEILLKNASNYEARAEFAWAATQALNFTTFCGIENNRYDTHFLEHTLSAEYNIAHGAGLSIIMPAWMKWQKEFLPERFNHFAKVMFNVEGADAGIEALKRWYSKIGAPVTLKEGNIPEKDIPMLVDKLSVVAKIWGAEALYTKEMITTVLERAK; encoded by the coding sequence ATGAAAAACTTCAGTTATCACAATCCTACCCGCATTGAATTCGGAACAGGAAAAGAAGAAAATATCGGGCAATATATTTCGGAATACGGCGTATCAAAAGTTTTAATCGTGTACGGCTCGGAACGTATCACAAAGAATGGTTTGTTCGACAAAGTAGTCAAATCACTTACCGATAACGGAATTAGCTTTCAATCATTGGGTGGCGTGCAGAGCAACCCGCTGCTAAGCAAGGTTTATGAAGGAATTGAATTGGCCAAAACAACGGGAGTTGAAGCAGTATTAGCTATCGGAGGTGGTTCGGTACTGGATTCATCAAAATCCATTGCGGCTGGAGCTGTTTATGAGGGTGATGTTTGGGATTTCTTCACCTACAAGGCAGTTGCCAACAAAGCATTAAAGATTTTTGATATTATGACCCTTGCAGCTACCGGAAGCGAGATGAATAATTTCGCAGTAGTAACCAAAGATGAAACGAAGGAGAAATTCAGCCTAACAGCTACATCAGTGGGTTTTCCTACAGTTTCAGTTATCAACCCTGAATTACAAGCTACTGTTACCAATGAATATCTTGCTTATTCGGCTTCTGATATTTTTGCGCACAGTTTGGATATGTACCTTTCAGCTACTTATTTGCCAGAATACATGGCTGGATACGTTGAAAATATTTTAAAATCAGTTATGCGTACAACCGAAATTCTGCTTAAAAATGCGTCCAACTACGAAGCTCGTGCTGAGTTTGCTTGGGCTGCAACACAAGCATTAAATTTTACAACATTCTGTGGAATTGAAAATAATCGTTATGATACGCATTTCTTAGAGCATACTCTGTCGGCAGAATATAACATTGCACACGGAGCCGGCTTGTCTATTATTATGCCTGCCTGGATGAAATGGCAAAAAGAATTCTTGCCTGAACGCTTTAATCATTTTGCCAAAGTCATGTTTAATGTGGAAGGTGCTGATGCCGGTATCGAAGCTTTAAAAAGATGGTATTCAAAAATTGGTGCACCTGTTACCTTAAAGGAAGGTAATATCCCCGAAAAAGATATACCAATGCTGGTAGATAAACTATCTGTAGTAGCAAAAATCTGGGGAGCTGAAGCTTTGTACACCAAAGAGATGATTACAACCGTATTGGAACGTGCTAAATAA